The proteins below come from a single Podarcis muralis chromosome 8, rPodMur119.hap1.1, whole genome shotgun sequence genomic window:
- the LPIN2 gene encoding phosphatidate phosphatase LPIN2, with protein MNYVGQLAGQVLVTVKELYKGINQATLSGCIDVIVVRQQDDTYLCSPFHVRFGKLGVLRSKEKVIDIEINGEAVDLHMKLGDNGEAFFVQETEEKFERVPAHLATSPIPTEDQFFKETDDHLLKSGDNERMCLSSEILQIVEAEPFFPSGSVKKKKRRKRKCKQDAKKEDQISVPGTEEGFEMEISSDDERSILPLRNPSDSPPKDEEYKESLIYHAKDHYPLSDGDWSPLENPFSQPACPKSDSELEVKPTESLLRAESHIEWTWGGFPESTKISKKEKLEHPRTVTITPSEKTHFRVISSSDAAEDGILVNDSVCTVVKPEPRTHHLLKKLDIKERLASTATEPILDILQGSLALDSDTLPSPLIDSPTETKPPAKLDSPSKKKGIHKRSHHQGPDDIYLDDLTALEPEVAALYFPKSDSDPGTRQWLESDTLSGSQSPQSVGSAAADSGTECMSDSAMDLPDVTLSLCGGLSENGEISKEKFMEHIITYHEFAENPGLIDNPNLVIRIYNRYYNWALAAPMILSLQVFHKSLPQATVESWIKDKMPKKSGRWWFWRKKDSLVKQLPEAKEGKSEAPKGDLSTATKEQVESRPTGDESSTDDEGSQELKETLKIDSASLPSHGNATSYKKSLRLSSDQIEKLKLRDGPNDVVFSITTQYQGTCRCAGTIYLWNWNDKIIISDIDGTITKSDALGQILPQLGKDWTHQGIAKLYHSINENGYKFLYCSARAIGMADMTRGYLHWVNDKGTILPRGPLMLSPSSLFSAFHREVIEKKPEKFKIECLNDIKNLFSPCEQPFYAAFGNRPNDVYAYMQVGVPDCRIFTVNPKGELIQEQTKGNKSSYYRLSELVEHVFPLLNKEQSSAFVCPEFSSFCYWREQLPEVNIEDLA; from the exons ATtgatattgaaattaatggagaagCAGTTGATCTTCATATGAAACTGGGTGATAATGGAGAAGCTTTCTTTGTGcaagaaacagaagaaaaattT GAAAGAGTTCCTGCACATCTTGCAACATCCCCAATACCTACAGAAGACCAGTTCTTCAAAGAAACTGATGATCACTTGCTGAAATCGGGTGACAATGAACGGATGTGTCTAAGCTCAGAAATACTACAGATTGTGGAAGCAGAGCCTTTTTTCCCCTCTGGGtcagtgaagaagaaaaagcgaaggaaaagaaaatgtaaacAAGATGCCAAGAAGGAAGATCAGATCTCTGTTCCTGGAACTGAAGAAGGCTTTGAAATGGAAATTAGCTCAGATGATGAGAGAAGTATTCTGCCTCTGAG GAACCCATCAGATTCTCCACCAAAGGATGAAGAGTATAAGGAATCATTGATTTACCACGCAAAGGACCATTACCCTTTATCAGATGGAGACTGGTCTCCTTTGGAGAA CCCATTTAGCCAGCCAGCTTGTCCTAAAAGTGATTCAGAACTTGAAGTTAAGCCTACGGAGAGCTTACTCCGAGCAGAGTCTCACATTGAATGGACGTGGGGAGGGTTCCCAGAATCTACCAAG ATAAGCAAGAAGGAAAAATTGGAACATCCCAGAACAGTTACAATCACTCCATCAGAGAAGACGCACTTCAGGGTAATATCCAGCAGTGATGCAGCTGAAGATGGAATTTTGGTGAATGATTCTGTTTGTACAGTAGTAAAGCCTGAACCAAGAACACACCATCTACTTAAGAAGCTAGATATTAAAGAGAGACTTGCTTCTACAGCCACAGAACCAATTTTGGACATTCTTCAAGGTTCATTGGCATTAGATTCTGATACTCTTCCCAGTCCATTGATAGATTCTCCAACAGAAACTAAACCACCAGCAAAACTTGATTCCCCATCAAAGAAAAAAG ggatacATAAGAGAAGTCATCACCAAGGGCCTGACGACATATATTTGGACGACCTGACAGCTTTGGAACCTGAAGTTGCTGCTCTTTATTTTCCCAAAAG TGACTCTGATCCAGGTACCAGACAATGGCTGGAGTCTGACACGCTGTCAGGTTCTCAGTCGCCACAATCGGTGGGAAGTGCTGCTGCAGATAGTGGTACAGAGTGTATGTCTGATTCTGCAATGGACTTGCCTGATGTCACATTATCCCTTTGTGGAGGTCTTAGTGAAAATGGGGAGATATCAAAAG AAAAATTCATGGAGCATATCATTACTTACCATGAATTTGCTGAAAACCCAGGACTCATAGACAATCCTAATTTGGTAATAAGAATATACAACAG GTATTATAATTGGGCATTGGCTGCTCCCATGATTCTCAGCTTGCAGGTGTTCCACAAGAGCTTGCCACAG GCTACAGTTGAATCCTGGATTAAGGATAAAATGCCGAAGAAGTCTGGAAGATGGTGGTTCTGGCGTAAGAAGGACAGCTTGGTCAAACAG CTTCCAGAAGCTAAGGAGGGAAAATCTGAAGCTCCAAAAGGCGACCTATCAACAGCCACAAAGGAACAAGTTGAAAGCCG GCCTACAGGTGATGAATCTTCAACGGATGATGAAGGATCCCAGGAACTAAAAGAAACCTTAAAAATAGATTCCGCTTCACTTCCAAGCCATGGGAATGCTACATCTTACAAAAAGTCACTTAGATTGTCTTCAGATCAAATT GAAAAACTGAAGCTAAGAGATGGCCCCAATGATGTTGTGTTCAGCATTACAACCCAGTATCAAGGAACTTGCCGTTGTGCGGGGACAATATATCTGTGGAACTGGAATGACAAAATAATTATTTCAGATATCGATGGAACAATAACCAA GTCTGATGCTTTAGGCCAGATCCTACCACAGCTTGGCAAAGACTGGACACATCAGGGTATTGCAAAGCTCTATCATTCCATTAATGA GAATGGCTACAAGTTTCTGTACTGCTCTGCTCGTGCCATTGGAATGGCAGACATGACAAGAGGGTACTTGCACTGGGTTAATGACAAAGGAACGATCTTGCCCAGGGGTCCCTTGATGTTGTCTCCTAGCAGTTTGTTCTCTGCTTTTCATAG GGAAGTGATAGAAAAGAAACCAGAGAAATTCAAAATTGAGTGTTTAAATGATATCAAGAACTTATTTTCTCCATGTGAACAACCCTTCTATGCTGCTTTTGGAAACAGACCTAAT GATGTGTATGCTTACATGCAAGTTGGAGTTCCAGACTGCAGAATATTCACAGTCAACCCAAAGGGTGAACTAATCCAGGAACAAACAAAGGGAAACAAATCTTC GTATTACAGGCTGAGTGAACTAGTAGAACATGTGTTTCCACTTCTTAATAAAGAACAGAGCTCTGCTTTTGTATGCCCAGAATTCAGCTCCTTCTGCTATTGGAGAGAACAGCTTCCTGAAGTGAACATAGAAGACTTAGCTTGA